The Larus michahellis chromosome 9, bLarMic1.1, whole genome shotgun sequence genome contains the following window.
AGCTCTTCTTGTTACGGCAGTCAGCACTAATCCTCCACGAAACGGCAGGGAGAAACCTTTACTCGCCCTGCTGGATCTGTCCTGGTCCTACAGCAACAACGAGGAACTGCGTCTGCTGTGACAAATATGTTCCGTTTGGACATATCTtgatccctttttttcttttatttgtatacATGTATCTTTTGTCTTAGTCTCTTGACTGGTAGAAGAGGATATATCCAGATTCTGAGTTTTTGGAAATGTCTGATGTTAACCCATAGAACTCTTCAATGGCCTGGGCGtcaattttctgaaaattaatgaGAGTTATAATTAGCCTGAGTCAAAACACCGCCTTAAGAATCCCTTCCCCAGACAAAGcattattttcagttcttggaGGTGATGCTGGAAAGCCACGCAGTATTAATACAGGGATATTTTGgtatcattgaatccaaccaaatagaacaaaacattttttccacttAATACCATAttcactgttggaaaaaaaaaaagaaatcaagatgaAATCATAAACCTCGCAAAAGTAGCGCACTCTTAAGCTGGACTATAAAAAAAGGGATCCATAAAAATGTATCCTTAAAAAGAGTTCATGacattttttatatttgctttctcATTCAGACTGGTGTTACCTTTCCTGACTAACGGTTTGTAACGTAACTGAAAATAAGCACTGATCAGCAAAGAAGATTTTTGTACAGTTGGGAGTACATAAGGAGCATCTTGAGCAGATTAACGTTAATTCAGCTAAAATAACTCTGGATTTTAAAGTTCTTGTGACCCTCTTACATAGAGAAGTCCTGCAAGCGCTGCTGGTAATTATACCATGAAATCTGTGGATCTCATCTGATTATGATCTCCTGGTCTTACAAGAGCTCTCCTTCCTTAGGATTTGCTGGTACAATGCCTACTGGAATATTATCACCAGGTTTGtgttttaagagaaataaaatatttgccatATTAATAGAATTAAATGGTCTGTTTATATTTAAAGTTGTGAACTATGtgcagaaaagcagtatttcattTTATACTCCATGCAGCAAGGCCTGTAGGGCATTTTAAAGGGCTTTTAAAGATGCAAATTCTATAGTCTTGATCCCGCTCCTGAGACTGATGGGCTTCACACTACTGAATTTGATTCTGCAGTCAGCGGAGAGCAAGCGTAGAGaccaaaatctgaaataaaatactcCCAGTGACCCGTGTTGCTCAGCACTCCACTGCGTTGCAGTATTTTAAAGTACCTTTAGGATTCTGCATCTGCAGAGATGAGAGGCTCAAGTAGCCTGAATTTGTTGTGGAGGACCAAAGGGAGACTAGCTTAAAGTTACCCTTTATTCCCCAAGGAATAAAGTTGAGGAAGCAAAGAAACGTTTAGGATTCGAGAGGTGCTGGGCTGAACACCTGTATTGATGGTGAGAGGGAGTAGTGGAGACCAAtttttgcttacattttaaaggaaagggACCACGCTATGACACCATCAAGGAGCCTCCTCAGCTCCAGAAGCCGTTTGGCAGTGTGCTAAATCACTGCTCACCGAGCAGACGTTAGCACCACCAGCAAACACAGAAGCATTGGCTTCTCTAAGTGGCACTGCCAAACGACCTGCAAGTTTAGACCATCCTTTTCCCAGCCTTTttgaagcacaagaaaaaaaagacatagtcAGTAAGTTTCCAGAAGATGCATCAACCACAGGACAGAGCTGCAGAATAGTTTCGttaaacaccatttaaaaaaaaaaaaaaaaaaaaggtgttttgtctttcttctccATTTAAGGATTTCAGAGAAGTTGAAATGCCATACTGCAGGCTTTTGCATTTTCACACAATTTATTAGCATAACATCTACTATAAACTGTTAGATacacattttaacaaaaaaaatagcaaaagaacATCCTTCAGTCCTTGTAATATTTTTAGCAGACAGCTcaaacatgttttattttaagtgtcaACTAACTTGCCATGCAATCAAGTCTATTTCCACTACTCATTTTGAATGCAACTCAAACATTTGATATAGATTAATTCATCCTAcagatatttttagttttatcatGGCAAAACtgacttccttttttaatttcactatCCATAGAAAACACAGTAGAAATGTAAGAGGATTATATAGACTCTATTCTTCCCATCCTTAGTTGACCACATCTATTGTGGACGTGAAAATTTTACCCAGTTGCAGCTTCAGAGTAACAACCAGTCGATGGTTTCACAACTACGTTTAGGATTCTGCAGCCTCACCCGGCATTAAGATGATTTTTCCTGTTAACTGAGCTTAAATATCCTTTACTCATTTCCAGACAACTATTCTGGTTCCCCAAACCAAATCCTTTTCTTGCATACCATTCAACTGAATGCTGCAAATCTCTGAATAAATATATAAGCGAAGACATAGAAaatcattttcccccttttttccatTTGGAGAACTCCCTGGATGGACACCTTTCCCTCTCTGTTTCAGACAAACGTTGTCACTGTGATGTATCACTTAGCTGCTCTAATGACAACATGTCAAATTAGCCAGAGATCATTTACTCAGGTTTCTCAATTAATTTTGCTTGGCACAGTATCCCATTTGGACTGATTTGCCTCCTGGATTTGATGCAGTTGCTTTTCACATATGCTGTAGTATGTTTGGTTATTCTCTATCTTCCATTTAATTGAAAGTTGGCCTTCCAACCAAATccaaatagataaataaatatgaCTTCACCACTTCTGACATTTAGTGGGTAATAAGGATAAACTACTTCCTATTGACAGTTCAGGGCTATTAATTCACAGCACTTGCCAAAAATGCAACAAGGCTTTTTAACTGTATTTAAGGGGGAAAAGCTTTCTCTTGCGTTCTCTTTCATTTGTGCTATCTGTGTACAGGTACAAGGGCTTTGGACTCATCTTCTGAAGTCTGCTGACTAACACACGGTTTGTTATGTAGCCAGTTCACACCTAGAATGTTAAGTCTCCAAAGCTgtacaaaaattttttttaaatctcttttcatTGTCTTAAGTCTGTGAGGAGTACAAGGCTCCTGTGGTTAGCCCTAAACCCAGAAATTTACGCAGAGTTCACATTCAGAGGATTTGGGGCTTTGTGGGCTTTTTGCCACTCCATTTTTGAGGACGACCTCTGTAATGTCATACATAACAATATCATACATAACAATGTCACCTTATGGCCAATCCCAAGCAGTTTGAAAACAGTACTTGGTCAAGTTCAGAGCAGACATTTAAACCTCTTTAGGCAGCAGATGGAACTGACAAAAGTACTTGCGgctttccttcactttttcagTGAATAGCCTACAGCACTAGTAAGGAACTAACTCTCAAGAGCTGATGACTAAGCGGGGAGAGAGCGAACAGATGAGTAAAACTGCAGCTACTTCTTCCAGCAGCCTGTAGCATCAGGAGAGGAAGAGCAGCCTCCACTACCCTGTTCTCCTTAAGCACTGAATCGCCAGAAACTCAGGTCAGTTCCAGAAGGTCGAGGAAAGAGAAAGGTTGGTACTTCCTAGACAGAGAGAGGTGGGATGCAAGCTTCATGTTCATCACACACTTAGAAGGCAGGAGCAGCTACAAAGGACAGTCAGCGCAGAGATCCTTGGGGACAAGCCCAGCAGAAATCCTTACCCTACGCTCTTCAAAGCGGGTCAAGGAGCAACCAGCCGTCGGAAAGGGCCAAAGATCTCAAATAACTCATGTGCAAAACTCACGTGCAACATTTCACGCCCTCCACTGGTAGGAAAAACAAAGCCtaaatttcacagaaaagtaaCAACACATGCAAACGCCAACCAGGGAGAATCTTCGAGCGGGAAAAGGAATTGTAAACTTCTGGATCTGCAGCTGGGGCAAAGGTAGTGCTACAGGACAGGGCTACGTTGCCAATTGTAATCAAGACAGTGAAAACTCAAAGAGCCATGGAAATCACAAAAAGTAGAAATTTCAGATCAAAGagctttatttttacagcattttagataaactctgtaaaagaaaagaagatgaactTAAAAAACAGCAAGCCACGATTACAGTTAGAAAAGCaacttaaaggggaaaaaagcatcccTCCAGGAGAAAGGAACTATGTGCTAGCTTACTTGTGACAGCTCCTTGAATCTGTCGTCCAATAACAGACCacacatatttaaaaaactaTGTTTTAGCACATCTATAAAAGTGTCAACAGTGTGTGCTGGTAAAACCAAACTCTGTTTTGACCTACAAGCTAAGATACAACTCGGGAGTGACTGATAGAAAACAAGTATAGAACCACAAGGTGGTTATTTTACGTCTGCTTTTAACATGTAAAGTTTATCTCCCGAGTGGAAAAGACAGGGAATACTTGCACTTAAAAATATTGAAGTGAACGCTATTTCCAAAAGTAGCTGACACAATTACATACTTCGTCCATgacagaaacagaggaaaataacCCTTAAAATATAATAATGGGAGAAAGACAACTGTTCATAGTTATAGCAGCTATCCAAATCACCAGCAAGTCACCCCTGATGCTCAAAGTTAAgcaaagatcaaaaaaaaaaaaaaacaactggagaATGTAGtacatcatttttatttcaaccCAAGCAAGAATTTTGCTGTACCTATTTAGACACTCAGCATCAGGCCTTAACCTTGACCATGAAATCTCAGAGGCAAACAGTACAATTTAATCTTCACAAAAACCTGTTCCACTGTGGCATTTGTTCTACTGTTTAATATTTGCTTAATAATTATGTGAAATACACGGATATATGAATATTTGGGGTATTAGTCTTTACAGATACATTAGTAGAAAAGGTAAGTGAAAATTTGCTTAAGCAGCCTGTTTAAACATCACTGCCAATAGCCCAAACATCTTGGCGTACTCTCAGGACCTTTCTACCGTCTTCCAAatctttttctgcagcttttctacaCTTCAATTTGTGCGGGAAAACTGCTTACAAAGAAAGGTTAGAAGTTCTTAAATGCAGCAATGAAATGCAACTAGCACAAAGTGCGTTAGCGACAAAAAGGAGCCCAAAAGGTGGGCTGAAGTAAGAGCTTTTCAGATCTTGAATAAGACAATTGTGGTATTTCAGCGTGAACAGGTGCACACCACCCCGTGTCTGAGATGTCAATACAGCCCTCATGCCGCTTTGCCCTTCTCCACAATACTTCTAtaacaaaaatgcacaaaaatgctCAAGTTTACTTTTGAAATGTCCAGAATTATTCCGTGCACGTTTTCCCAAAATACTCTCACAGGTGCAAAAGCTAATCCCAGACATAAAAACAGAGCTGGAGAGTGATGCCATCTACGCTTGTTTTCACCACGTAAAAGCAGACCTACCTCTACAATGTCATCATCAAACAGCAACCAAAAGCCATGGCTCTTCACAATGGTGATATAATGTCCACGATTTGGAccactgccagaaaaaaaaggatcGAAGACTTAATTACTCTTGCACCTACAAAGGCAGGACCACTGCCCTCCCCCATGATTATAGCTATTACTGGCAGAGTTAGATTTCCTGGCTCTTAATGTTGTCGAATAGTACTCATAACATTGTTTAGATTCTTAGACTTTGCCAAATTGCTTGAATTAAAATTTCTGCCTTTGCCACTTGCAAATACAGTATCATCAACATACACAAATTCGTAAATATTTCAGATAGTCATTCGTGTCTatcaaaaaacaaaatcagaagccGGTTATTTCAATCACGGTTTTGTTGCATTCATCACTGCTGAGTATTCTGACCCACCATTCAAAAATTTTAATAactgtctgaaatattttatttgcacaggagattttttttttttttaatttttagtgtgtTCTAGCCTATGGCTGACTGCAGACAGGCTTTCTGTAACTGCTGTTCCCTCTTTTCCGGTGGCAGTTTCCCAGTCCAATTCTATCACCTCTATCCTGTACGTTTACCTTGAAGGGCAAGGGACAACAAAGTGGCCTAACTCAAAGTGAGATGGATCTGCAGAGTAAAGGCAGGCGGACTGCCCTGAAAAGGCGGCAGTTTGGGATAAACTACATGGACGGAAAACTACGAGCTATCAATCTACTAACCTCAAATCCTGAGAGAACagttccagtggaaaaaaaaaaaaaattcccctccTCTCTGGATTTACTTTTTACTTAGCCCCTACATAAGGCTTTAAAACAACCTATATTCCTATCAGCTTCAGGCAAAAGAAAGTACTTCTCTAACCCTTCCTGAATTAATGATATACTTAAACACATGACCTGTCACAGAATGAAATTTCTTTGTTTAGAGCAACTACATGAAAAGTAAAACTGTAagggcaaaaatatttaaaacaagtcCTGAGAActcaaatatttagaaaatatagTTTATCTTAAGTCTTTGGTAAGTTCCTAGTAAGAATTGAAACCAGAAGAGTCACAGGATTCCTAAAAGCCCCTACAAGACAATGGgattgagaagaaaaagcaaatatttagtaCATCTGAACTATTAATCACCGTtgttaaaacaaaacagtgcAGTTACAGGTATAGCAAATTAACATTCTATAGAAGAAAACGCATAGGATGAGatcttaaaatgataaaaataaataaaaaccagcaCAACTATACCACAACAAAAATCACCTAGAATTATATGTAGTTTATTTATACTAAATCTATGCAGTATTAGAATGTTATTTATATTGTCTTGCTCCTCATAAAGATGTTTCAAAGCATTTGTGTTCTGTAATAACATATTACTTTAAAAGTCAAACTTCCAGAAGGCAGTTATATTTTTTTGCCTTCCATGACTGCTTCTTTTCTAAAAGTGcttaaaaatttttcttctgtgcttttagAAATAGAATTAAAGCCATTAcgacgacaaaaaaaaaaaaatattaaagagaatgaggatatttttaaaaatcagcagtacACAGTTAATTCCACATGGTGGCACCAGCTTCTAAAACTTTGATGGTTTAGCCAGTAGCAACGCGAGAACTGCAACTGAATTCTATTTTAGTAAGtgtttttccaagattttttttctttttttcattttagctttcCTGGAAAGTTgggttgggggtggtgggtttttgttgtttttttttttttttttttttaaagattgctcTTTGCTAGAGCTCAAAAAAAATCTAGTCTGAATTGCCACCAGATTTGAAAGCTGATAGAAGAGCAAACCTTGGACTGTGTACtcagaaagcaaaatttaaagcagtagaaaagtagtaaaaaaagatcaaaacaataaaaaaaaccaaaatactttcaGACAACTAGCTCTGACACTGCTGAGCATGCTCCCATATTGTCAGCCACTGTACTGTTATAAAATGGCACATGAATGACAGACTCCTTTTAAATTTCAAGGAACAGCATTTAATTTAAGGTCCAGAAAGCACAAAACCAACATACCTGCCACAGTGAACAACTACAGCCACAAGGTCATACATTCTGTCAGGATTTGTAGCATCTCCTGAAGTGTTAAAGAGCCGCAGCTCCAAGGGAAAGACTACACGGTAGGAGAGTTTGGTGTATCGATGCAGCTGGTCCATGTATTTGAACCTTTTTAAGTGCAGAGCTAGAATCATGGGCAACTTTTTCACTCTCATTCTGAACcacaaaaataagttaaaaaaagaacaggtTATTAGCAGATCACCTAAACCAAAGCTTGGTTCAAGAACAGTTTCAATATGAAGAAGCTTTTTAAAAGGCATCTAAAATGTTGATGAAGATTTTCAAAAGGCTGCTTTTCTCATTCCCGTGAGAACAGGCAACATTTATTCTGAAAGATTACCTACACAACTGACATCTGAACGCACGGCAACTGTCTGTGTTGAAAACATCAAATTTTCATCACATCgacagaaaggaagagatggaATAAATCTGTCTTGCTGCTCTGGCTGTGACCGAGTATGAGGTGAGAAATAAGATTTTTGTATATAGTATTCGTAGTGAAAGCAGATGGGATGGTTTTCACTGGCTTTAAGCTGATTAATGCTAACTGGGGAAAATGCGAATGTCTGGAAGCACCAGATATAAGCTCTTCTGGGAGGAATACAAAATTAAtctcttcatttctctctgaTAAGGTTGCCACAAAGTTATTTGGTCTCTCTACTTCTCCTTACTCCCCTCCCCACGAAACACAGACCTAAAAggtattacattttctttttactgaatCCACAAGGTGCATTTTTCCAACAGCTGCCCGTTTTAAGAGAACATTTACATTAGCCTGACTATTTGACGCTTACCTCTTCTGTGCTTCCTGTTTACTGCGGCACTGCTCACAATAGTATTTATATTCACTGCATAGAGTTTCAGTATTACTAAATCCTctgtggaaatgaaagaaaagtcagATAAGCAGGGATATTCAGTCAGACCATCCAGTTAAAAATTACTGCTAATAatgctgaaaaaacccaaagtacACACAGAAGATGAAATTCCTCTTATTCATATCGCTCCTAACTCCCAAACACATTTTAGGTGCATTTGCCCCAGTCTTGGGATGTAGTATCAACGTTCAGCTGGAAAAATCTGGAAATTACACCCTCAGGTATTAATTGCGTACACAATAGGTAATAAACAGCAATAAGGTGATCGTGTTTTGTACCCACAGGTAGCCACTCCATGTTTTCTTTGGCAGCAGACATTAAATGCTAAGACCTAGAGCCATTAGCCACTGACTAGACAAAGTTTGGATTATCTTTCAGCTCCTAGCAATTATACATCATTATCAGCTATTAAAAAGCCACATGCTATACGCAACTTGCAGTATCCTAGCAGCTGGTAAGCCTTGGATCCAGCAGTCAAATACATGGAGCAAATTTCTAccgggggggggaataaaaagtaTGACCACAAACATCAGGTCCACACAACTGAAATGcaataacaatattaaaataaacaagaattGATCATGAAACCAAATACAACATGTTTAGTTTTGGTAAAGCCTGACTATATGTTAGAACAAGTTAAAATCCCcctaaaagaaactgaaaatcaaTCTTACATACCAGTAAAAAATCATGGTACTCATTAAGTACTAAAAATCACTTAGAAACCAGCCGCTTCAAAAATCCACAATAAAGATAAAGTGAACAGCACTTggaaaagaacatattttaccATACGTCAAAGCCTACAGCTGTTGCACAATGGAGCGACTAAGCTGGCTCTTTCCTTCTGACCAAGGGCAGGTATTTTTTccattcacaaatattttcatttaccttAGACAGTGTGTAATTGATGTATTTTGTTCCACATCAACCGATAGATCCAGAAAGTCCTCATCTTTGCTACtaaccttgaaaaaaataagaagcaatATTTCATAACAGTTTAGAACTGGCAGATTTCTTTTAACCATTTCTGGAATGGTGCAACGTCCTCGTTGCAAGTAGACAActtcatgataaaaaaaaattaaatattcacacacacaaaagccctTTTTTGAGGTAAactaaaactgaagaaataatctGATGTGTTGCTACAATCCAgagaggaatattaaaaaaaaaaagccaaagcccacaaaaaacccaccaaaaaacccaaacccaaaaacctttCTTGCAAAACATCTCTCCCCCTTAAGACACATCTGCTCACTTCACTGGCAAACCCAAGTTTTTAACCACTCGCAGCTCTCCAAGCTGGAGAAGCTCTAACTGTATTCCACCCTGCTTTGTGGACTGATACAGCTTGCTGCTGCATTTCTAAGTTTAACAGTAAATACTTACAGGAAACGCAGAAACAGGCAGATGGGTTTTCAATTAAATGGGTTAGCAGTTAGAAAACCATCTTTCTGTTTGTGGAACAGTcacatttaatttgaaaattcttGAGACAGAATCTTATTAACGTCATTTTTCAAGCTTCTATTCACCATATAGCTATAATTTTAGACTTAAAATACCAAGAACAGTCATTTCAGTTGTAATCactcctgttttttcctctccccatctgggccttcttttttttagaaatattaaatCAGACATAGCCCATAGCTAACTACAAATTCCTGGCCTGAAGGTGGTGTGGTTCTTCTAATTCTAGGCTTTGTGGCACTTTCACTCTCAAATAGAGAGGCTATGGACCAGCACCAAGCCGCACAGACTTTCAGTTCAAGAAATTCAGTTAATCCCAGAGTAAAGTAAGTAGTGAGCAACTCTCATGTAGAAACACAACATAAACTATCAATCACTGACACAGGAAATAACACGAAGACAAAAAGGCAGCTTATATCAGCCAGGTGCAGACTGCCTCGATGGAAAcagggaggaggaacagaaaaaaCACTATGCTTTTTCTGAGAAACATACCTTAATGAGTATTGGTTTGAACATAGAGGTGATACAGTCATAAAATAGGCTATGCTCCATATTTTAATAGAGAGAGTGCAATTTCATCTATCCTAATGAATGAAAAAGTGTGCTTAGTATTAGGGAAAATGATCCAGAACCTGTGAAAAATCtaagaggtttggttttgttttaaacgTACAGCCTCACAGTTAAGACATCTGGTTTCATTGGTTAGTGTTCCTTGGAAGATTTCATGGACCCACGTCAGATCAGCCTTGTCTCCTTCTTCACTCTCAATGCTGCCATTCTGGAGTTTGCCAttctgcttctcctgctttttctcttcttgtagtAAGTCAGCAATAGTGTTAAGTAGGTAGTTTAGGAATTCATGTGCATCCTGCTGCATATAATTATCAAATAATTCTGGAAAGGAAGAGATCAAGGagaatgaaaaaatacagatacTTCATAATTTCAAGTTATTACGCTTTTAGCAATCGGTGCATGCCCTGCCCCCTTCTCTACCCTATTATAAAACTGTGGGTTACGCTCTTAAGACTCTTTGAAGAATGGTACTTTGTTGTTCTCACAACAGATGTTAGGTTACCCTCACCTACTCCTCAAGCTGCAAAAAacagacagctgaaaaataacatcAAGGAAACTTAGTCTGGGTATTTCTTGGAACCGAAGAAAACCATGATTGGTTTTtagggggttttttggttggttggttttttttctttgtgagggagagaaataaagaaattcagATGTGTTGCCTTCGGCCATTAGTTCACTAAGTCCAGCACCAAGGGGCAAAAACCCCCTACTATAAGTTTGTTATCTTTTCAAGTTCAAACAGAGATGATAAGTCAACATACAGAACTCTTCCTCACAAAGTAGCCCTGGGAAATAACCACTAGTTCTCATCATAAGGAATTTATCCTACCGCAAACGTAAGAAAGCAGACTAAGGGTGGTTAAGTCTCCTGAGAGAGTTCTACTTTGACCACCTCCGTGAGGTCTGTTTAGCCCATGACAATTTCTAACAATGACCTAAAACGTGCCAACTTGCAGCAAAGCCCTATAGAATATGATGCCAACATGGAATAATTGGAATAATGAGACTTGTGTACATGCTCTGTGCTTGGTCCAAGCAAGTACAGAAACCAAGAGATCTAAATAATCCTCTTACGACACAGCACAGTTCTGATATAATCTCTCCCTGTGCTAGAGGTGGTGAAATTCACACCACAAACAGGAGTTCAAAAATCTTCCAGAAATCTGTTAAAACTTGACAATTTGGACACACTTAAAAAGGAAATTGTGTTTACGTTTTATATGCTTAAATCTCCAATGCTTAAATCTgcataaaaatgtcatttattcatttaccattttctttcctcaatcGGGAAATAAATTTCTTGGGTGGGATGACTCCCACCTTCTTCTTTTGCGTAGCAATACTGTTGAAGAGATCAGAGAGGCATGTCAGGAGGCTTTCCTTCTTTCGAGGCTGCACTTTGTATGCCAAAACTTTTTCCCGAAATGGACGACAAAAATAAAGTGCCTGTAAGACTGAGTTGCAGTAGCAGGTATTGCCGAACTggttaaaacagaacaaaaggaaaacaaacgtTTTCGTATTAGGTCTGTTAAAAAGTAATAACAGAAAGAGGTTGCTCATTAAGAATGTCACatactgaaaatggaaaagtcaTCTGTCAGAGTTCGTTTATTGGGGAAATACTAGTAGGCATGGTGTAAAAGACTCATTCTTGTATCATCACAGCTGATAAcagcaagaaaaggaagagaagacaaCAGTCACAGCGATAGCGGGCATACGAAAAAAGCAGGAAACCATTGACCCCCAAAAAATCCGATTGAGGGCTCATCATAAAATCAAAACTTCTGGAGATGCAGCACGCTACTAATCCTGGTAGGGGAGATGCTGCTGATGCTAATGAGGAGGGGTGCCAACGATACAGCAGAACGGAGGGACAAGAacatacagaaaaaggaagaaacagcatCCATCAGCATCACTGTGTCTCAGCTGTGTTATGGTAACGAGAGCTCAATGCATGAATTCATACGTTCAATTTGCCTGTGTCGGACACACAAAGTACTTTTTAGAGATAGTTAGCAAGGTATCTGTTAAATATTTCCTGCTTATAATGAAATATTATGAGAAGTACATGATGCAGGCAAATTCAAAGAGCAGCTGGTTTACATCTGCCGTATCTGAAGGCAGTGTCATTT
Protein-coding sequences here:
- the LOC141748308 gene encoding ubiquitin carboxyl-terminal hydrolase 12-like isoform X4; translation: MEILMTVRRLASICTMGANASALEKEIGPEQFPVNEHYFGLVNFGNTCYCNSVLQALYFCRPFREKVLAYKVQPRKKESLLTCLSDLFNSIATQKKKVGVIPPKKFISRLRKENELFDNYMQQDAHEFLNYLLNTIADLLQEEKKQEKQNGKLQNGSIESEEGDKADLTWVHEIFQGTLTNETRCLNCEAVSSKDEDFLDLSVDVEQNTSITHCLRGFSNTETLCSEYKYYCEQCRSKQEAQKRMRVKKLPMILALHLKRFKYMDQLHRYTKLSYRVVFPLELRLFNTSGDATNPDRMYDLVAVVVHCGSGPNRGHYITIVKSHGFWLLFDDDIVEKIDAQAIEEFYGLTSDISKNSESGYILFYQSRD
- the LOC141748308 gene encoding ubiquitin carboxyl-terminal hydrolase 12-like isoform X3, yielding MGYSVKISAILWHHFICYDLIRHLPQGANASALEKEIGPEQFPVNEHYFGLVNFGNTCYCNSVLQALYFCRPFREKVLAYKVQPRKKESLLTCLSDLFNSIATQKKKVGVIPPKKFISRLRKENELFDNYMQQDAHEFLNYLLNTIADLLQEEKKQEKQNGKLQNGSIESEEGDKADLTWVHEIFQGTLTNETRCLNCEAVSSKDEDFLDLSVDVEQNTSITHCLRGFSNTETLCSEYKYYCEQCRSKQEAQKRMRVKKLPMILALHLKRFKYMDQLHRYTKLSYRVVFPLELRLFNTSGDATNPDRMYDLVAVVVHCGSGPNRGHYITIVKSHGFWLLFDDDIVEKIDAQAIEEFYGLTSDISKNSESGYILFYQSRD
- the LOC141748308 gene encoding ubiquitin carboxyl-terminal hydrolase 12-like isoform X6; amino-acid sequence: MQQDAHEFLNYLLNTIADLLQEEKKQEKQNGKLQNGSIESEEGDKADLTWVHEIFQGTLTNETRCLNCEAVSSKDEDFLDLSVDVEQNTSITHCLRGFSNTETLCSEYKYYCEQCRSKQEAQKRMRVKKLPMILALHLKRFKYMDQLHRYTKLSYRVVFPLELRLFNTSGDATNPDRMYDLVAVVVHCGSGPNRGHYITIVKSHGFWLLFDDDIVEKIDAQAIEEFYGLTSDISKNSESGYILFYQSRD
- the LOC141748308 gene encoding ubiquitin carboxyl-terminal hydrolase 12-like isoform X2, with translation MEILMTVRRLASICTMGANASALEKEIGPEQFPVNEHYFGLVNFGNTCYCNSVLQALYFCRPFREKVLAYKVQPRKKESLLTCLSDLFNSIATQKKKVGVIPPKKFISRLRKENELFDNYMQQDAHEFLNYLLNTIADLLQEEKKQEKQNGKLQNGSIESEEGDKADLTWVHEIFQGTLTNETRCLNCEAVSSKDEDFLDLSVDVEQNTSITHCLRGFSNTETLCSEYKYYCEQCRSKQEAQKRMRVKKLPMILALHLKRFKYMDQLHRYTKLSYRVVFPLELRLFNTSGDATNPDRMYDLVAVVVHCGSGPNRGHYITIVKSHGFWLLFDDDIVEKYCGEGQSGMRAVLTSQTRGGVHLFTLKYHNCLIQDLKSSYFSPPFGLLFVANALCASCISLLHLRTSNLSL
- the LOC141748308 gene encoding ubiquitin carboxyl-terminal hydrolase 12-like isoform X5 codes for the protein MQQDAHEFLNYLLNTIADLLQEEKKQEKQNGKLQNGSIESEEGDKADLTWVHEIFQGTLTNETRCLNCEAVSSKDEDFLDLSVDVEQNTSITHCLRGFSNTETLCSEYKYYCEQCRSKQEAQKRMRVKKLPMILALHLKRFKYMDQLHRYTKLSYRVVFPLELRLFNTSGDATNPDRMYDLVAVVVHCGSGPNRGHYITIVKSHGFWLLFDDDIVEKYCGEGQSGMRAVLTSQTRGGVHLFTLKYHNCLIQDLKSSYFSPPFGLLFVANALCASCISLLHLRTSNLSL
- the LOC141748308 gene encoding ubiquitin carboxyl-terminal hydrolase 12-like isoform X1 — its product is MGYSVKISAILWHHFICYDLIRHLPQGANASALEKEIGPEQFPVNEHYFGLVNFGNTCYCNSVLQALYFCRPFREKVLAYKVQPRKKESLLTCLSDLFNSIATQKKKVGVIPPKKFISRLRKENELFDNYMQQDAHEFLNYLLNTIADLLQEEKKQEKQNGKLQNGSIESEEGDKADLTWVHEIFQGTLTNETRCLNCEAVSSKDEDFLDLSVDVEQNTSITHCLRGFSNTETLCSEYKYYCEQCRSKQEAQKRMRVKKLPMILALHLKRFKYMDQLHRYTKLSYRVVFPLELRLFNTSGDATNPDRMYDLVAVVVHCGSGPNRGHYITIVKSHGFWLLFDDDIVEKYCGEGQSGMRAVLTSQTRGGVHLFTLKYHNCLIQDLKSSYFSPPFGLLFVANALCASCISLLHLRTSNLSL